CGCGGCGGGCGCCGCAGACTCCCTCGCGGCGGCGCGGGGCCTCATCCTCGCGGGACGGGTGTCGATCGACGGGAGGCGCGCCGACAAGGCGGGGGAGCGCGTCGCGCCGGGAGCGCGGGTGGAGGTCGCCGCGCGAAAACATCCGTACGTTTCCCGCGGGGGCGTCAAGCTCGCGGCGGCGCTCGACGCGTTCGCGATCGACTGCCGCGGGAAGACGGCGCTCGACGTCGGCGCTTCGACCGGCGGCTTCACGGACTGCCTGCTGCAGCGCGGCGCGGCGAAGGTCCACGCGGTCGACACGGGCTACGGTCAGATCGACTCGCGGCTCCGCGGGGATCCGCGCGTCGTCCTCCACGAGCGCACGAATGCGCGACGGCTCGATCCGGCGGAGTTCCCCGATCCGATCGAGGTCGCCGCGATCGACGTCTCCTTCATCTCGGCGCGCCGCGTTCTCCCGGCGGTCGCGGAACGGCTCGCGCCGGGGGCGTCGGTCGTCGTGCTCGTCAAGCCCCAGTTCGAGGCGCGCCGCGAGGAGGTCCGTCCCGGCGGCCTCGTCCTCGACCCGGAGGTGCGCGCGCGGGTCGTCGAGGAGGTCGCGGCGGCGGCGTCTCCTCTCGGGCTCGCGCGGATCGGGGCGGTGCCGAGCCCGATCGCGGGAGCGCACGGCAACGCAGAGATCCTCCTCGGCCTCCGAAAAGGCGCGTGAAGCTCCCGGGACGACGAGAAACGCTTCCGCGGCAACCGCCGGGCTGTTAGAGTTTTCGGCGTGAAAAGCCGCCCGAAGATCGCGCTCCTCGCCAAGAGGGAAGCGCCCGCGCGGCTGCTCGCGCGAAAGCTCCTCGACGAGTTCGAACGCCGCGGCGCGGACGTGCTCGTCGACGACGAGACGGCCCTTTCGCTCGGCGGCGGCGAGGGATTTCCGCGGCGGAAGATCCCCCGCGACCGCCGGCTCGTCGTGTCGCTCGGCGGGGACGGCACGCTGCTCTCCGCGACGCGCGCCGCGAGCGACGGGGCCGAGATCCTCGGCGTGAACCTGGGCACGCTGGGGTTCCTGACCGGCGTGTCGAAGCGCGAGGTGCGGTCGCTCGCCGCCGACGTCCTCTCGGACAACTTCGATCGCGACGTGCGGCGCCTGCTCGAGGTCTCCGTGAGCGAGGCGGGGGCGCGGACGCGGAAGTTCCGGGTCCTCAACGACGCCGTTCTGAACCGCGGCGCGCTGTCGCGCATCGCGCGCTTCACGCTGCGATTCGACGGGAAGCCCTTCTCGTCGATGCGCGCCGACGGGCTGATCATCTCGAGCCCGACCGGATCGACCGCGTACAACCTTTCGGCCGGCGGGCCGCTCCTTCATCCTCACGTCCACGGATTCATCGTGACCCCGATCTGCCCGCACGCGCTCACGCATCGCCCGATCGTCCTTCCGGCGGGGAAGGCTCTCGAGGTCGCCTTCGAGGCCGGCACGGCGGAAGGGATCTACCTGACGCTCGACGGGCAGGAGGGCTTCCGGCTGCCGTCGGGATGCGTGCTGCGGGCCGGCGTGGCCCGGCGGACCGTCACGCTGCTCCGCCGCCCGCAGAGCGACTATTTCGCCACCCTCTCCGAGAAACTCAACTGGGGCGTGTGAGCGCGCCGGAAGCGCCCCCGCCGCTCGCCCGGATCGCGCCCGTTCGGCTGTTCGGGCTCCTCTTCCTTTTCGCCGTCGCCTGCGGGTACGCGGTCTACCGCTCCGAACGGTTCCAGCAGGCGACGCGCGCCTGGATCGTCCGCACGGCTTCGGCGGCGCTCGAGCGGCCCGTCTCGTTCGAGTCGCTCTCCGTCTCGCTGGTCCCGCCGGGCGTCGCGATCAAGGACGTCCGTGTCGCCGGCGCCCCGGGCGAAACCCGCCCGTTCTTCGAGGCGTCCGAGATCGTGATCGGCGGGCGGTTCTCGCTGATCGGCCGGACGCTCTCGATCGGGTCGATCTCGCTCTCGCGCCCGCGATTCCACGTGGCGGTGCTTTCCGACGGAACCGACAACCTCCCGGCCGGCCTGCGGCGCCGCGGCGGCGGCGGCCTGAAGGTCCGCATCGGGACGGTCGCGGTGACCGCCGGAACGTTCCTCTTCAACGAGGAGCGGATCCCGCTCGATCTCCGGCTCCACGGCTTCGTCTCGGAGCTCGCTTCGACCGGCGCCCCGAACGTGTTCCGAGGGAGGCTCGGCTGCCGCGTCGCGGGTCTCGCGCTCGGGAGCGCGGTGAAGGTGCCGTTCGACCTCGACGCCCGATTCGACCTCGACGCCGGGAGACTCCACGTCGGCGCACTCCAGGTCTCGGGCGCTTTCGGGACGATTCACGCGATCGGAGAGATCCCGAACCTGTCGGCGCCGGTCGTCACGGCGTGGATCGACGGGAGCTTCGACCTTCTTCCGGTCGAGCGCCTCTTCGGCTTGAAGCTTCCTTTCCGCGGCCGGGGAACGCTTTCGGCGGGCGTGCGCGGCGGGAAGGGGGCGCCTCTGCGGGTCACGGGACGCGCGAGCTTCCCGCTGCTGGCGGCGGAGAAGTTCGTGTTCACCGGGGTCGACGCGGTCCTCTCCGCGGACGCCGGCGGTCTGACCGCCGACATCGAGCGCGCGGGCTTCGACGGGGGGAGCCTGGACGGCGCGCTGACGATCTCCCGGTTCGGTCGCTCTCCCCAGGACTTCTCGCTGGTCGTCGACGCGCGCGGAATCTCCGTCGAGCGGTTCTTCGGCGACATCGACCTCCCCGGGACGCGCCTGGCGGGCGCGGCCGACCTCTCGCTCGGCCTTCGTTGGCGCGGCGGCGACATCGATCGGGCCGACGGGGGCGCGCGGCTCGACATCGTTCCTTCGGGGGACGGCGTCCCGCTCTCGGGCGGCGGTCCGGTGGCGGTCCGCCGCGGCTTCCTCGATTTCGAGAAGGTCCTGTTCCGGTTCCCCGAGTCCACGCTCGCTCTCGACGGGGGGTTCGCGCTCGGCGTCTGGGCGCCGCGCTTCCGGTTCTCGATCGCGTCCGACGATTTTCGGGCGCTCGACCTTGTCGCGACGAACTTCTCGCGCGCGATCTCCCGGCGCGCGGCGCCGCCTTTCGGCCTCGCCGGATCGGGGAAGGTCGACGGGACGTTCGGCGGGACGTGGGGCGCGCCGGAGGTCTCCGCCCGACTCGCGGCGGAGAACGCCGAATACGCCGGTCTGCGGCTGGGCACCGTCTACGCGGACCTGTCGGTCTCCGACCGCGCCTTCGACTTCCACCCGCTCCGGAGCTACGACGGCGACTCCCGGCTCGCGCTCACCGGTACGGTCCGCTATGCGCCCAAGCCCGGGAGCCCGGACTTCGCCGTGACCGCCGAAGCGGGGAATTTCCCCGTGGAACGGCTGCTCAAGTTCTTCTCGCTCGACTTCCCGGTGACGGGAAAGGTGACGGGGACGCTGCCGGTCTCCGGCACGAAGAACGCGATGAGCGGGCGCGGCGACATGGTGCTCGAGCGAGCGACCGTCTGGGGCCAGCCGGTCGACCGCGTCGCCGCCCGGCTGGAGCTCGTCCCGGGGACCTTCGCGCTGAAGTCGATCCGCGGCCAGATCGGGGACGCGGTCTTCGGCGGCGAAGGCGCGTACACGCTCGCGGGGGAG
The DNA window shown above is from Thermoanaerobaculia bacterium and carries:
- a CDS encoding TlyA family RNA methyltransferase, whose amino-acid sequence is MKNPRLDEWMIAAGAADSLAAARGLILAGRVSIDGRRADKAGERVAPGARVEVAARKHPYVSRGGVKLAAALDAFAIDCRGKTALDVGASTGGFTDCLLQRGAAKVHAVDTGYGQIDSRLRGDPRVVLHERTNARRLDPAEFPDPIEVAAIDVSFISARRVLPAVAERLAPGASVVVLVKPQFEARREEVRPGGLVLDPEVRARVVEEVAAAASPLGLARIGAVPSPIAGAHGNAEILLGLRKGA
- a CDS encoding NAD(+)/NADH kinase; the protein is MKSRPKIALLAKREAPARLLARKLLDEFERRGADVLVDDETALSLGGGEGFPRRKIPRDRRLVVSLGGDGTLLSATRAASDGAEILGVNLGTLGFLTGVSKREVRSLAADVLSDNFDRDVRRLLEVSVSEAGARTRKFRVLNDAVLNRGALSRIARFTLRFDGKPFSSMRADGLIISSPTGSTAYNLSAGGPLLHPHVHGFIVTPICPHALTHRPIVLPAGKALEVAFEAGTAEGIYLTLDGQEGFRLPSGCVLRAGVARRTVTLLRRPQSDYFATLSEKLNWGV
- a CDS encoding translocation/assembly module TamB domain-containing protein — its product is MSAPEAPPPLARIAPVRLFGLLFLFAVACGYAVYRSERFQQATRAWIVRTASAALERPVSFESLSVSLVPPGVAIKDVRVAGAPGETRPFFEASEIVIGGRFSLIGRTLSIGSISLSRPRFHVAVLSDGTDNLPAGLRRRGGGGLKVRIGTVAVTAGTFLFNEERIPLDLRLHGFVSELASTGAPNVFRGRLGCRVAGLALGSAVKVPFDLDARFDLDAGRLHVGALQVSGAFGTIHAIGEIPNLSAPVVTAWIDGSFDLLPVERLFGLKLPFRGRGTLSAGVRGGKGAPLRVTGRASFPLLAAEKFVFTGVDAVLSADAGGLTADIERAGFDGGSLDGALTISRFGRSPQDFSLVVDARGISVERFFGDIDLPGTRLAGAADLSLGLRWRGGDIDRADGGARLDIVPSGDGVPLSGGGPVAVRRGFLDFEKVLFRFPESTLALDGGFALGVWAPRFRFSIASDDFRALDLVATNFSRAISRRAAPPFGLAGSGKVDGTFGGTWGAPEVSARLAAENAEYAGLRLGTVYADLSVSDRAFDFHPLRSYDGDSRLALTGTVRYAPKPGSPDFAVTAEAGNFPVERLLKFFSLDFPVTGKVTGTLPVSGTKNAMSGRGDMVLERATVWGQPVDRVAARLELVPGTFALKSIRGQIGDAVFGGEGAYTLAGESFSFRLSADNLPLAKIALLSPSGDLEGEVSFHAEGSGTLDRPTIRASVQTRKLRVMGHTVPDTLAPAATIAVDRGALALEAGAPGRWSVEARGPLTGRQRRVDVSVTVPDVSVLAAVFPALPRGLGGEIAASGSLDLAPDRWALRDARLTVSRLRLASGTAALAAAAPFAVRYADGKVAVDKAAFEGPGTRVDASLAVDVAHGGALSGTLTLAADAGNLERLAETEATLSGDLRARLSLSGTVGRPLATGRATLADGRFKSPDSPYVLDAIAAEVAFAGTRVSIDALRARMGGGDLFVTGDAQLDGYALKSFRLVAQAQNVTFRSFEDLSLQANADLTAAGTPEDATVRGEVTLLSGTYTKDFAPTLASLFGKNREIAYEGARETWQDRVALDVHVVSSAALEVRNNLARLTASVDLLARGTLADPVLLGQISIDEGGKITLQDVKYEIVSGTISFGNPTRTEPIIDVTATAEVKGYAINAQAVGTLGGRSRVQFNLSSDPPLTNEQIANLLLTGAAPESAGARGGESTTASSVVGSLAGLAFRPVTSRVQQLFRLDRFQVDPVLQSAPGSSGGAVITIGKNLSKDLSVTYSYSAETNAQSVVLVEYQIDANKVLQASKDENNVYSIGVKFRKRF